The following proteins are co-located in the Komagataeibacter sp. FNDCF1 genome:
- the fabD gene encoding ACP S-malonyltransferase — protein sequence MEVMPVQAFVFPGQGSQSVGMGRDLAEAFAPAREVFQEVDDALGQHLSTLMFEGPMEELTRTDNAQPALMAVSLAVLRVLEREGGVDLKRDVALVAGHSLGEYSALAAAGALGIAQTARLLRLRGNAMQEAVPPGEGGMAALIGADMDMARAAGLCAEAATFTDDTGKTRTEVLEVANDNGGGQVVVAGQMAAIDRVIALAREQGVKRALRLPVSAPFHCSMMAPAAAAMRAALADTDIAAPVVPVVANVTAAKVTDPAAIRDLLVRQVTGTVRWRESVDAMVGMGVDSFVEIGAGKVLAGLVRRINGDVATRSVGTPADIEAYLAAR from the coding sequence ATGGAAGTCATGCCTGTGCAAGCCTTTGTTTTTCCCGGTCAGGGAAGCCAGTCAGTGGGAATGGGCCGTGACCTGGCCGAAGCCTTCGCCCCCGCGCGCGAAGTGTTTCAGGAAGTCGATGATGCACTGGGCCAGCATCTCTCCACGCTCATGTTCGAAGGGCCGATGGAGGAACTGACCCGCACCGACAATGCCCAGCCTGCCCTGATGGCCGTCTCGCTTGCCGTGCTGCGGGTGCTGGAGCGCGAAGGTGGTGTTGATCTGAAGCGGGACGTGGCGCTGGTCGCGGGGCATTCGCTGGGGGAATATTCCGCCCTTGCCGCCGCCGGTGCGCTGGGTATTGCCCAGACCGCGCGCCTGCTGCGCCTGCGCGGTAATGCCATGCAGGAAGCCGTCCCCCCCGGAGAGGGCGGGATGGCGGCGCTGATCGGTGCGGACATGGACATGGCGCGCGCCGCCGGCCTGTGCGCCGAAGCCGCGACCTTTACCGATGACACCGGCAAAACCCGCACGGAGGTGCTGGAAGTCGCCAACGACAATGGTGGCGGCCAGGTGGTCGTGGCGGGGCAGATGGCGGCGATTGACCGCGTGATCGCCCTGGCCAGGGAGCAGGGTGTCAAGCGCGCGCTCAGGCTGCCGGTCTCGGCCCCCTTCCACTGCTCCATGATGGCACCGGCGGCGGCGGCGATGCGCGCGGCCCTGGCCGATACGGACATCGCGGCCCCCGTCGTGCCCGTGGTGGCGAATGTCACGGCGGCCAAGGTCACGGACCCTGCCGCCATCCGTGACCTGCTGGTCCGTCAGGTGACCGGCACCGTGCGCTGGCGCGAAAGTGTCGATGCCATGGTGGGCATGGGTGTCGACAGCTTTGTCGAGATCGGGGCGGGCAAGGTGCTGGCCGGGCTGGTGCGGCGCATAAACGGCGATGTGGCGACCCGTTCGGTCGGCACCCCCGCCGATATCGAGGCCTATCTGGCCGCACGCTGA
- a CDS encoding YdcF family protein, which produces MLPVVIFGAKLRPDGTAGRTLLHRVEAACAFGRARKRVVYVPTGGPCPPSGVTEGHVMARLLHDAGVASGHVLVDETAPDTLASVIACTRLLRAAGHMGPVAVASSAYHLPRCIVLMRMMGWDRVIRVPPPPVPAARGWRKRWFWRLREGAALPWDVLLLAIWRLRGGHDGD; this is translated from the coding sequence ATGCTGCCAGTCGTCATATTCGGCGCGAAGCTGCGGCCCGACGGCACGGCAGGCCGCACGCTGCTGCACAGGGTGGAGGCGGCCTGCGCCTTTGGCCGCGCGCGGAAGCGGGTTGTCTATGTGCCCACCGGTGGTCCGTGCCCGCCTTCCGGCGTGACGGAGGGGCATGTGATGGCCCGCCTGCTCCATGATGCCGGTGTGGCGTCCGGGCATGTGCTGGTGGATGAGACAGCGCCGGACACGCTGGCGTCCGTCATCGCCTGCACGCGGCTTTTGCGTGCGGCGGGCCATATGGGGCCGGTGGCCGTGGCCTCCAGCGCCTATCACCTGCCACGCTGTATCGTGCTCATGCGGATGATGGGGTGGGACCGTGTGATCCGGGTGCCGCCACCGCCCGTGCCCGCCGCGCGGGGGTGGCGCAAACGCTGGTTCTGGCGCCTGCGCGAAGGGGCAGCCCTGCCATGGGACGTACTGCTGCTGGCCATATGGCGGCTGCGGGGCGGGCATGATGGTGATTGA
- a CDS encoding glycine betaine ABC transporter substrate-binding protein, whose amino-acid sequence MTTVTLGHLDSTVQQAGAAAVARVLEAYDLEIEYVVAARAEMVEHMRQGDVDLFVSAWLPDIDAGFMAPGLGMEPFGQLYRPAFGWCVPEAAATGMTSIAALAAESCPVGREIVAPASAIDLVRQVVAAYNLTEAGYTIATRPDEQAADHAAHVLENSLPEIIPVWQPSFVHYGQRVVQLEDPKGACGPEQDARILIRSAIRADMDQDLLDELDELTLGNKVVSALDHAMRTEGMSAEDAAEAWQRGKLLPR is encoded by the coding sequence ATGACAACCGTGACCCTCGGGCATCTGGACAGCACCGTGCAGCAGGCGGGTGCCGCAGCGGTGGCGCGCGTGCTTGAAGCCTATGACCTTGAAATCGAATATGTCGTTGCCGCCCGTGCGGAGATGGTGGAGCACATGCGCCAGGGCGATGTGGACCTGTTCGTCTCGGCCTGGCTGCCTGATATCGATGCGGGCTTCATGGCGCCCGGACTGGGCATGGAGCCGTTCGGTCAGCTTTACCGCCCCGCCTTTGGCTGGTGCGTGCCCGAAGCCGCGGCCACCGGCATGACCTCCATTGCCGCACTGGCGGCGGAATCCTGCCCTGTCGGGCGTGAAATCGTGGCGCCCGCATCGGCCATAGACCTGGTGCGTCAGGTCGTGGCCGCCTATAACCTGACCGAAGCCGGATACACCATCGCCACCCGTCCGGATGAACAGGCCGCGGACCATGCGGCGCATGTGCTGGAAAACAGCCTGCCCGAGATCATTCCCGTCTGGCAGCCTTCCTTCGTGCATTACGGCCAGCGTGTGGTCCAGCTGGAAGACCCCAAGGGCGCCTGTGGACCCGAACAGGACGCCCGTATCCTGATCCGCTCCGCCATCCGTGCGGACATGGACCAGGACCTGCTGGATGAACTGGACGAACTGACGCTGGGCAACAAGGTCGTCAGCGCGCTTGACCATGCCATGCGCACCGAAGGCATGAGTGCCGAGGACGCGGCGGAAGCCTGGCAGCGCGGCAAGCTGCTGCCCCGCTGA
- a CDS encoding bifunctional 2-polyprenyl-6-hydroxyphenol methylase/3-demethylubiquinol 3-O-methyltransferase UbiG, whose product MTMHDGDTPPGHDARDAGLRAQYEHYPYPARDPREEKSRLLIGSPSHLREIDYWVFGATRPQSTPLRVLVAGCGTGDGAIMLATHMARAGRVGEVLCLDRSPAALDTARARAAVRGLENMRFVQGDLTDLATVAPGPFDYIDCCGVLHHLPDPDAGLAALEGVLAPGGGMGLMVYAPYGRTGVYMLQDALERLAPVADAPRQRLDVARRVMRHLPATAWLRQNTNFGDHLSGGDAGLYDLLLNPRDRAYDITAFHALLERAGLAAACLMEPARYDPALLLPDPRLRERIAALPERARQAVAEDVAGNMATHVAYVRRVSEPVARADALAPGAVPVMREIPGLELARMMGPDDRLPFAFGTLQVAISLPPQARGILPLIDGERTLADIAAIMETRGLSATRFARVWEQMFTTLESLNRVLLRAPR is encoded by the coding sequence ATGACCATGCATGACGGTGACACGCCCCCCGGCCATGACGCGCGCGACGCCGGCCTGCGGGCCCAGTACGAGCATTACCCCTATCCCGCCCGCGACCCGCGGGAGGAAAAAAGCAGGCTGCTGATCGGCAGCCCCAGCCACCTGCGGGAAATCGACTACTGGGTATTTGGCGCCACCCGCCCGCAATCCACCCCGCTGCGGGTGCTGGTGGCCGGGTGCGGCACGGGCGATGGCGCGATCATGCTGGCCACCCACATGGCACGTGCGGGACGGGTGGGTGAGGTGCTGTGCCTTGACCGCTCTCCCGCCGCACTGGATACGGCCCGGGCCCGCGCGGCGGTGCGCGGGCTGGAAAACATGCGTTTCGTGCAGGGCGACCTGACCGATCTTGCCACGGTCGCGCCCGGCCCGTTCGACTACATCGACTGCTGCGGCGTGCTGCATCACCTGCCGGACCCCGATGCCGGGCTGGCGGCGCTGGAGGGCGTGCTGGCCCCCGGCGGGGGCATGGGGCTCATGGTTTATGCCCCTTACGGGCGCACCGGTGTGTACATGCTGCAGGACGCGCTGGAACGTCTGGCGCCGGTGGCGGATGCGCCCCGGCAGCGGCTGGACGTGGCGCGCCGGGTCATGCGCCACCTGCCCGCCACGGCATGGCTGCGGCAGAACACCAATTTTGGCGACCATCTGAGCGGTGGCGACGCGGGACTGTATGACCTGCTGCTCAACCCGCGGGACCGGGCGTATGACATCACCGCCTTCCATGCGCTGCTGGAGCGCGCGGGACTGGCTGCGGCCTGTCTTATGGAACCCGCCCGTTACGATCCCGCCCTGCTGCTGCCCGACCCGCGCCTGCGTGAACGTATCGCGGCCCTGCCCGAACGTGCGCGCCAGGCGGTGGCGGAGGATGTGGCGGGCAACATGGCGACCCATGTCGCCTATGTCCGCCGTGTAAGTGAACCGGTGGCGCGCGCGGATGCGCTGGCACCCGGCGCCGTGCCGGTCATGCGCGAGATTCCGGGTCTGGAACTGGCCCGCATGATGGGGCCGGACGATCGCCTGCCCTTTGCCTTTGGCACCCTGCAGGTTGCCATTTCGCTTCCGCCACAGGCGCGCGGCATCCTGCCGCTGATTGATGGCGAGCGCACGCTGGCCGATATCGCGGCGATAATGGAAACGCGCGGCCTGTCCGCCACACGTTTCGCCCGGGTGTGGGAACAGATGTTCACCACGCTGGAATCGCTCAACCGGGTGCTGCTGCGCGCACCACGCTGA